A part of Maridesulfovibrio hydrothermalis AM13 = DSM 14728 genomic DNA contains:
- a CDS encoding class I SAM-dependent methyltransferase, whose protein sequence is MITNNILSFAKSILCEVLEPGCIAVDATAGNGYDTVYLSRQAGVEGRVFAFDIQEEAIEQTRQRLNEECMPENWTLFHSGHENMLSLIPEEFHGKVNIVMFNLGFLPGSDKSIVTRPETTLKALADSLEILATGAMICIAIYAGHPGGAEEDAAVREYCTALDYHYVRVIQSEMLNKPGYPIRLLFLTKL, encoded by the coding sequence ATGATTACTAACAATATTCTTTCATTTGCAAAATCCATACTTTGTGAAGTGCTTGAACCGGGGTGCATTGCTGTTGATGCCACAGCAGGCAATGGATATGATACTGTGTACCTTTCAAGGCAGGCTGGTGTAGAGGGCAGGGTCTTTGCCTTTGATATTCAGGAAGAAGCCATAGAACAGACAAGGCAAAGGCTTAACGAAGAATGTATGCCTGAAAACTGGACTCTGTTTCATTCAGGGCATGAAAATATGCTTTCCTTAATTCCTGAAGAGTTTCACGGCAAAGTTAATATTGTTATGTTCAATCTCGGTTTCCTGCCGGGAAGTGATAAAAGCATCGTAACTAGGCCGGAAACGACCCTTAAAGCTCTTGCCGATTCTTTGGAGATACTCGCAACCGGAGCAATGATCTGCATTGCAATTTATGCCGGTCATCCCGGAGGAGCTGAGGAAGATGCAGCTGTTCGCGAATATTGTACAGCCCTTGATTATCATTATGTCAGGGTTATCCAAAGTGAAATGCTCAATAAACCCGGCTACCCCATTCGTTTATTGTTTTTGACCAAACTCTAG
- a CDS encoding response regulator, which produces MTPHQDQYFFVLADDDPRLHEYTVSILEDAGILEKHKSFYDPVSFLAFLKESDDEPDVILLDVHFEGSGLSGVDIIPFIREEYPYIPVILLTGMDAEATDEAQSDVFTYFIPKPVTEDHLLRMLHFYLGKSKKSAEQINTLISEMEEFKGYHQLLEEEVEHLQGEQRRLEELSKTGRTDGKGFEKLTEILESLLTKSEAMPSFIADLEKVYSTQFKLFKKVIETLIRFDVQDSGTPGMNIHKVKGTQNVFSARLSRKVRLFYYSSAKTVRKKLLRLDIYHDTKGMDKWIKNNYHSYAEIKE; this is translated from the coding sequence ATGACCCCCCATCAGGATCAATATTTTTTCGTACTTGCAGATGACGATCCCCGTCTGCACGAATATACTGTTTCGATTTTAGAGGACGCTGGAATTCTTGAAAAACACAAGTCCTTTTATGATCCGGTTTCATTTCTGGCCTTTCTCAAAGAATCAGACGATGAGCCGGATGTTATCCTGCTCGATGTACACTTTGAAGGCTCCGGGCTGAGCGGAGTGGACATTATTCCGTTTATCCGTGAAGAATATCCGTATATTCCCGTCATCCTGCTTACCGGCATGGATGCGGAAGCAACTGACGAAGCTCAGTCAGATGTTTTCACCTATTTCATCCCCAAACCGGTAACTGAAGATCATTTGCTGCGTATGCTTCACTTCTACCTTGGTAAAAGTAAAAAAAGCGCAGAACAGATCAATACGCTTATATCGGAGATGGAAGAATTTAAAGGCTACCACCAGCTTCTGGAGGAAGAAGTTGAACACCTTCAAGGTGAGCAGCGCAGACTTGAAGAGCTTTCCAAGACAGGCAGAACCGATGGCAAAGGATTTGAAAAATTAACTGAAATCCTTGAATCTCTGCTGACAAAAAGTGAGGCTATGCCGAGCTTTATTGCGGACCTTGAAAAGGTTTATTCTACCCAGTTCAAACTTTTTAAAAAGGTAATCGAAACCCTGATTCGTTTTGATGTTCAAGATTCAGGCACACCGGGTATGAATATTCATAAAGTAAAAGGCACTCAAAATGTTTTCAGTGCCAGACTTTCCAGAAAAGTAAGGCTTTTTTATTATAGCTCCGCCAAGACCGTCCGGAAAAAGCTTTTAAGACTGGATATTTACCATGACACCAAGGGGATGGACAAGTGGATCAAAAACAACTACCATTCTTACGCTGAAATAAAGGAGTAA
- a CDS encoding type II secretion pathway component PulC-like protein: MELKATKFPAWLWPLTFGLAVAYLVASFIPLPKPTAPILGKGFSTDAADKISKDSKLILERNILGLDNPAEIQKKATVTPTTWNLVGIITGKSDMAVFRIKSETVILREGEEYEGWTLYEIKPRYVIWKYGREEKRIAMWDQVQSLKLVRGKTNKIIVERAQASEVLEDPNAFLNQALFKPNSKNGKTQGFRVTNIKTNSLLKKLGLENGDVLMRVNGEMITGPTKLLQIYGSLSGASAIYIDVERKGQMLSLVVELK, translated from the coding sequence ATGGAGCTGAAAGCCACCAAATTTCCGGCATGGCTATGGCCGCTCACTTTCGGGCTGGCTGTGGCTTATCTTGTTGCGTCCTTTATCCCGCTGCCTAAACCCACGGCCCCTATTTTAGGGAAAGGATTCTCAACTGATGCCGCGGACAAAATTTCCAAAGACTCTAAATTGATCTTAGAACGCAACATATTAGGTCTTGATAACCCTGCTGAGATTCAAAAAAAGGCCACGGTAACCCCTACTACATGGAATTTAGTCGGCATCATCACCGGAAAAAGCGACATGGCTGTTTTCAGAATTAAATCTGAAACGGTTATCCTGCGTGAAGGAGAAGAGTATGAAGGCTGGACTCTCTATGAAATAAAACCGCGATACGTTATCTGGAAATATGGCCGCGAAGAAAAGCGAATCGCCATGTGGGATCAGGTTCAAAGCCTGAAACTGGTTCGCGGTAAAACCAACAAAATTATTGTTGAACGGGCGCAGGCATCTGAAGTCCTTGAAGATCCGAATGCATTTCTTAATCAGGCTCTTTTCAAGCCCAACAGCAAAAACGGCAAGACTCAGGGCTTCCGTGTAACCAACATCAAGACCAACTCCCTGCTTAAAAAACTCGGCCTTGAAAACGGTGACGTGCTCATGCGCGTAAACGGTGAAATGATCACCGGACCGACCAAACTTCTACAGATATACGGATCACTCAGCGGCGCATCAGCAATATATATTGATGTGGAACGCAAAGGCCAGATGTTATCTCTGGTTGTTGAATTAAAGTAG
- the gspM gene encoding type II secretion system protein GspM, which translates to MDLERFFIWQDWPVEKQKMFFAALVAAWALVLFMIWSGLNESQSKAVRIMLSSKQKYSKTVPLVEELKAGETSRGALVDREPMTAAQQVIRDLGLDLRLTSLRPLQAGANSDQGVQVILESLNMPELVALLRDFSVRGGLKVTNFNISHRLDSPELADVQIILTR; encoded by the coding sequence ATGGACTTGGAAAGATTTTTTATCTGGCAGGACTGGCCTGTTGAAAAGCAAAAAATGTTTTTTGCTGCCCTTGTTGCGGCATGGGCTTTAGTGCTTTTTATGATCTGGTCCGGTCTTAATGAATCTCAGTCCAAGGCTGTGCGTATAATGCTTTCCAGCAAGCAGAAATACAGCAAAACTGTACCGCTTGTAGAAGAGCTTAAAGCGGGGGAAACTTCTCGCGGTGCACTTGTTGACCGTGAACCCATGACTGCTGCGCAACAGGTTATCCGCGACCTCGGACTTGATTTGAGACTGACTTCGTTGCGTCCTCTTCAGGCCGGAGCGAATTCTGATCAAGGGGTTCAGGTTATTCTTGAATCTCTTAATATGCCTGAACTGGTTGCTTTGCTTAGAGATTTTAGTGTTCGTGGCGGACTTAAAGTTACAAATTTTAATATCAGTCACAGGCTGGACTCGCCGGAACTGGCTGATGTGCAGATTATTCTTACCAGATAG
- a CDS encoding general secretion pathway protein GspK, translating to MSSIKNCRNSRGVVLIIVLVLFMALSGLTLMTIEVSTRGAVESSRVRSEYEAHFMAEEALYLVYDHLKDDRTPFSDTAEDKWADELRTDGLLIKIRPCNAKINLNELLKIQDVKKILAIMQQILPDGVDVKRLVGSLGIWSGKKVNPALAKFDNFFYASQYPSYSPAGKELKTPEEVLLVNGWNDFDRTWLNSRFTVWGSEKLNINFISRETLLAYFPKLGRNVDSIIHWRDTRGFTDLSQVLSVAGIKADSDLYQNMMKFLSVKSNSFEATVVAEVGGCRVVKRYIISRPSTFETHQPTLIFQSDVSVTFPED from the coding sequence ATGTCCTCAATTAAAAATTGCCGTAATTCCAGAGGGGTCGTACTGATCATTGTACTTGTTTTGTTTATGGCTCTTTCCGGGTTGACCCTGATGACTATTGAGGTCAGTACGCGTGGCGCGGTTGAGTCAAGCAGGGTTAGAAGTGAATATGAAGCTCATTTTATGGCTGAAGAGGCTTTGTATCTCGTTTACGACCATTTAAAAGATGACCGGACTCCTTTTTCAGATACTGCGGAGGATAAATGGGCTGATGAACTGCGTACTGACGGGTTGCTCATTAAGATAAGGCCATGCAATGCTAAAATTAATTTAAATGAGTTGTTGAAAATTCAGGATGTCAAAAAGATTTTAGCTATTATGCAGCAGATTTTACCCGATGGTGTGGATGTTAAAAGGCTTGTAGGAAGCCTTGGAATTTGGAGTGGCAAAAAAGTTAACCCGGCATTGGCGAAGTTTGACAATTTCTTTTATGCATCACAGTATCCCTCGTATTCTCCTGCGGGAAAAGAGTTGAAAACTCCTGAAGAAGTTCTGCTCGTAAATGGCTGGAATGATTTTGACCGCACATGGTTGAACAGCCGCTTTACTGTCTGGGGAAGTGAAAAGTTAAATATAAATTTTATTTCGCGCGAAACTCTGCTGGCGTATTTCCCGAAGCTTGGTAGAAATGTCGACAGTATCATTCACTGGCGTGATACACGTGGATTTACCGATTTGAGTCAGGTGCTTTCCGTTGCAGGGATTAAAGCCGACTCCGACTTGTATCAGAATATGATGAAATTTCTCTCTGTGAAATCCAATTCCTTTGAGGCGACTGTTGTTGCTGAGGTTGGAGGATGCAGGGTTGTAAAAAGGTATATAATATCGCGTCCGTCCACTTTTGAAACTCATCAGCCGACTCTGATCTTTCAAAGTGATGTTTCGGTTACTTTTCCGGAAGACTAG
- a CDS encoding type II secretion system protein yields the protein MSVKNGFSLIEIIVALTIAATLSISFLGVQRQSALMAQVSKDTWNVLNLSQDILAHKYPDGLSVLSSGWIAWPGPPEGHFRVEMETITDIGAGYYTIKARSGDYTLDWRVYRVSHKQKKR from the coding sequence TTGTCTGTAAAGAATGGTTTTTCTCTTATCGAGATTATTGTGGCTCTGACAATTGCAGCTACTCTTTCCATTAGTTTTCTGGGCGTTCAGAGACAGAGCGCACTCATGGCTCAGGTGTCAAAAGACACATGGAATGTTTTGAATCTATCGCAGGATATTTTGGCGCATAAATATCCGGATGGACTAAGTGTGCTTTCATCGGGATGGATTGCGTGGCCCGGACCTCCAGAGGGGCATTTCAGAGTTGAGATGGAGACAATTACAGATATCGGGGCAGGGTATTACACCATCAAAGCCCGCAGCGGGGATTATACCCTTGACTGGAGAGTCTACCGCGTTTCCCACAAGCAGAAGAAAAGATGA
- a CDS encoding HAD family hydrolase gives MISLDIPGFGKLEIEHLVMDYNGTLALDGNLLPGVGKLIHELSEDIQLHVLTADTLGQCEEELAHLPVSIHIIEGKAEDQAKLDYVSTLGINKCACIGNGRNDMLMLKQSALGIIVSGRECMSMQAARVADIAATDIASALALFTHPVRLLTTLRN, from the coding sequence ATGATCAGCCTTGATATACCCGGATTTGGAAAACTGGAAATCGAGCACCTTGTTATGGACTACAACGGAACTCTCGCTCTAGACGGGAACCTATTGCCCGGCGTAGGAAAATTAATTCATGAGCTTTCCGAAGATATACAGCTGCATGTCCTCACGGCCGACACTCTAGGGCAGTGCGAAGAGGAGCTTGCACATCTTCCGGTTTCCATACATATCATAGAAGGAAAGGCCGAAGATCAAGCCAAACTGGACTACGTATCCACCCTCGGCATCAATAAATGCGCCTGCATCGGCAATGGACGTAACGATATGCTTATGCTGAAACAATCGGCTCTGGGTATTATCGTCTCCGGCAGAGAGTGCATGTCCATGCAGGCAGCACGCGTAGCCGACATTGCAGCAACCGACATTGCCAGCGCACTGGCCCTTTTTACACATCCCGTGCGACTGCTCACCACTTTGCGCAACTAG
- a CDS encoding glutamate synthase-related protein yields MGNWSKSNDVLGAVNRGNAIESGLCTLCRADCQGKCETWLSSVRGREMLYPRDFGLVTAGSGNTTHVGVSYNSMRIQGNSYGASGKPSATGDYLFTDVNLETSFGADQKTKCRVPFMTGALGSTFIAAKYWDSFSVGCALVGAPIVVGENVVGVDRKSVISNQRITSAPELDRRIDTYMRYYDGYGAIIVQLNVEDTRNGVAEYVAEKYGDKVIIELKWGQGAKNIGGEIEVSSLDYALFLKERGYLVDPDPEKPEVQEGFKRGAIHSFARHSRLGYTDLSSYEQVRDDFMGSVAYLRKLGFKRISLKTGSYGMEALAMAIKFATEAKLDLLTIDGSGGGTGMSPWNMMESWGVPSILLHAKAYEYAARLAAKGEKVVDLSFAGGFAKGSNIFKALAIGAPYTKLICMGRAMMIPGFLGANIEGVLYPERREALSGNWSKLPASIAKYGSTPEEIFACYADVEAKVGKSEMKNIPLGAVGIWCLVDKLSAGLQQLLAGVRKFELESISRDDIASGNRETEQETGIKFITDIMDETAKKIIDM; encoded by the coding sequence ATGGGAAACTGGTCTAAATCTAACGACGTTTTGGGAGCTGTTAACAGAGGAAACGCAATCGAATCCGGACTATGCACCCTGTGCAGAGCTGACTGTCAGGGTAAGTGTGAGACATGGTTGTCATCTGTCCGCGGTAGAGAGATGCTTTACCCTCGGGACTTTGGTCTGGTTACAGCGGGAAGCGGAAATACTACTCATGTAGGCGTATCTTACAATTCTATGCGTATTCAGGGGAACAGTTACGGTGCTTCCGGTAAGCCCAGTGCAACCGGAGATTATCTTTTTACCGATGTTAATCTGGAAACTTCTTTCGGTGCCGACCAAAAAACAAAATGCCGTGTACCATTTATGACCGGGGCACTCGGTTCTACATTTATCGCTGCAAAATACTGGGATTCTTTTTCTGTTGGCTGCGCGCTTGTCGGAGCACCTATTGTCGTTGGTGAAAACGTTGTCGGAGTGGACAGAAAGTCTGTCATCAGCAATCAGCGTATCACCAGTGCACCGGAGCTTGACCGCCGTATTGACACTTATATGCGTTACTATGATGGCTATGGCGCAATCATTGTTCAGCTTAATGTGGAAGATACCCGTAATGGTGTTGCGGAGTATGTGGCTGAAAAATATGGTGATAAGGTCATTATTGAACTCAAGTGGGGGCAGGGCGCCAAAAATATCGGCGGTGAGATTGAAGTTTCAAGTCTTGACTATGCCCTTTTTCTCAAGGAGCGCGGCTATCTTGTGGACCCTGATCCTGAAAAACCTGAAGTTCAGGAAGGATTCAAGCGTGGTGCAATCCACAGCTTCGCACGTCACAGTCGTCTCGGTTATACTGATTTGTCCTCCTATGAGCAGGTCCGTGATGACTTCATGGGATCAGTTGCCTATCTGCGCAAGCTCGGATTTAAGCGTATTTCGCTCAAGACCGGTTCTTACGGTATGGAAGCTCTTGCTATGGCAATCAAGTTTGCAACAGAGGCAAAACTTGACCTGTTGACTATTGACGGCTCCGGCGGCGGAACCGGCATGTCACCGTGGAATATGATGGAATCATGGGGCGTTCCTTCTATCTTATTGCATGCAAAAGCATACGAGTACGCAGCAAGGTTGGCAGCTAAAGGCGAAAAAGTGGTAGACCTTTCTTTCGCAGGCGGTTTTGCCAAGGGCAGCAATATTTTTAAAGCCCTCGCTATTGGTGCACCTTATACCAAGCTTATCTGTATGGGCCGCGCGATGATGATTCCCGGTTTTCTTGGAGCAAACATTGAAGGTGTGCTCTATCCAGAACGCCGCGAAGCACTTAGCGGAAATTGGAGTAAATTGCCCGCCTCTATCGCAAAATATGGTTCTACGCCTGAAGAAATATTCGCTTGCTATGCTGATGTGGAAGCAAAAGTAGGCAAATCTGAAATGAAGAATATCCCATTGGGAGCAGTAGGCATCTGGTGTCTGGTGGATAAGCTCAGCGCAGGATTGCAGCAGCTTCTCGCCGGAGTTCGCAAGTTTGAGCTGGAGTCTATTTCCCGAGATGATATAGCTTCCGGTAACCGCGAAACAGAACAGGAAACCGGCATCAAATTCATTACTGACATTATGGATGAAACTGCAAAAAAAATTATTGATATGTAA
- a CDS encoding prepilin-type N-terminal cleavage/methylation domain-containing protein, whose translation MSKQTVRSRCRGLTFIELLIVLVIVGMGWFTLVPNLDLAGDKEADDISLVNALIYEGRAVAVSTDTRQTIYIGFEKGVVEWGDEVATLPASVSSGHYNEEPIDGDGVNFAIYPEGFSDEVRLVLSDGMTLVLDPLSVRFEGM comes from the coding sequence ATGTCTAAGCAGACTGTCCGCTCCCGTTGCAGGGGACTGACTTTCATAGAACTCCTCATTGTGCTTGTAATTGTGGGCATGGGCTGGTTTACGCTCGTGCCCAATCTTGATTTAGCAGGTGATAAGGAGGCAGATGATATCAGCCTTGTAAACGCATTGATTTATGAAGGGCGGGCTGTGGCTGTGAGTACCGATACCAGACAGACCATTTATATTGGTTTTGAAAAAGGTGTGGTTGAGTGGGGCGATGAAGTTGCCACTCTTCCCGCCAGCGTCTCCAGCGGACATTACAATGAAGAGCCTATTGACGGCGATGGGGTCAACTTTGCGATTTATCCGGAAGGGTTCAGCGATGAAGTGCGGCTGGTGCTGTCGGACGGAATGACTCTGGTTCTTGATCCTTTATCTGTCCGCTTTGAGGGGATGTAG
- a CDS encoding WD40 repeat domain-containing protein: MKLQYLVFILICFVFSAAGCGGGKGASPDIDEPYLTADEDLDISQLAGKRPATLAELVSFSASQQYSSLDSIYNSPPEGMAGNYYVLLSESKEVVNLAGKVTSYVQKGDILAAGFQNGVIKVYGGSGSGSGCGAVQAASEPVNSISWFPKSNYLAASSADNKVVEIFKVNECARVRVADVNSTVDLFAVSPKGSWLALVDEARRLWVGPVEGKLQQVSRFLHQPLSLSFSDEEGILMAVDVTGLLSMWSPLKLTKIYESKIKDGPFESVAADGPYLNIVTEKGKRFRWDIGQRVQTAFHESVDGFFLKDGVLSYHSPRKRLSRRVFFKPVSIEVERSPSGRVFKVNDIDGEFRYYSAVTGALLKGVQDFADWEPVKLGRNLDFSVRGHEFVLAQPIAQRGFQRLYCRFIPSKGYFLWWEKVARPDDYFKSRGMVPRRNGISAQAPLKWESFEAGKLDIRD; encoded by the coding sequence ATGAAATTACAATATTTGGTTTTTATTTTGATTTGTTTTGTGTTCTCAGCCGCTGGATGCGGAGGGGGCAAAGGTGCGTCTCCGGATATTGATGAACCTTATTTAACTGCCGATGAAGATCTGGACATTTCGCAGCTTGCAGGAAAACGCCCCGCAACTTTGGCCGAACTTGTCAGTTTTTCCGCTTCGCAGCAGTATTCTTCACTGGATAGTATCTACAATAGTCCTCCGGAAGGTATGGCTGGTAATTATTACGTTTTGCTTAGCGAGAGTAAAGAAGTTGTCAATCTGGCCGGTAAAGTCACCAGCTATGTGCAGAAGGGAGATATTCTGGCTGCTGGTTTTCAAAACGGGGTGATAAAGGTTTATGGCGGTTCCGGTTCCGGTTCCGGTTGCGGGGCGGTGCAGGCCGCTTCAGAGCCGGTTAATAGCATCTCGTGGTTCCCTAAGTCTAATTATCTGGCCGCCTCTTCTGCTGATAACAAGGTCGTGGAAATATTTAAAGTAAATGAATGCGCACGGGTGCGTGTTGCAGATGTGAACAGTACTGTTGACCTGTTTGCTGTTTCACCAAAAGGAAGCTGGCTTGCTTTGGTGGATGAAGCCCGCAGGCTTTGGGTCGGACCTGTTGAAGGGAAATTACAGCAGGTGTCCCGTTTTCTGCATCAGCCGCTCAGTCTGTCTTTTTCAGATGAGGAGGGCATTCTTATGGCTGTTGATGTGACCGGCCTGCTTTCCATGTGGAGCCCTCTTAAGCTGACTAAAATTTATGAAAGTAAAATTAAAGACGGACCTTTTGAAAGTGTTGCAGCTGACGGGCCGTACTTGAACATTGTCACTGAGAAGGGAAAAAGATTTCGCTGGGATATCGGTCAGCGTGTCCAGACAGCTTTTCATGAGTCTGTGGATGGTTTTTTCCTGAAAGATGGGGTTCTTTCATACCATTCACCACGTAAAAGATTGTCCCGAAGGGTCTTCTTTAAGCCGGTCTCAATAGAAGTGGAAAGATCACCGTCCGGCAGAGTTTTTAAGGTTAATGACATTGACGGTGAGTTCAGATATTATTCCGCCGTTACCGGAGCCTTACTCAAAGGGGTTCAGGATTTTGCCGACTGGGAGCCGGTTAAGCTAGGCAGAAACTTGGACTTTTCTGTAAGAGGACATGAATTCGTACTGGCTCAGCCTATTGCGCAACGTGGTTTTCAAAGGTTGTATTGCAGGTTTATACCAAGTAAAGGTTATTTCCTTTGGTGGGAAAAAGTTGCGCGACCTGATGATTATTTCAAATCCCGGGGCATGGTTCCCCGCCGTAATGGTATTTCTGCGCAGGCTCCTTTGAAATGGGAGTCGTTTGAAGCCGGAAAGCTTGATATCAGGGATTAA
- a CDS encoding PulJ/GspJ family protein, with protein MSMSPHLKKDQSNQSGFSLIEVLIGLVLSGLLMSMVAMVLGQSITNSEVVRSSSGLSSRMFTLRRILHRDLQNIVIATPIVVDETGIGFSSVNNFLLDGAFTVDVAWDFSGNMIRRHEESGALQYSNSFQLMRGLSSWRIELLDAKSETWISAAQYRNRPLGMKSGIKALRMNLSFEDGQNLIIVERVPYVLN; from the coding sequence ATGAGCATGTCTCCACACTTAAAAAAAGACCAAAGCAACCAATCCGGATTTTCTCTGATTGAAGTGTTGATCGGGCTTGTCCTTTCAGGGCTTTTGATGAGTATGGTAGCCATGGTTCTGGGACAGTCGATAACTAATAGTGAAGTTGTCAGGTCTTCTTCTGGGCTTTCCTCCCGTATGTTTACATTACGGCGCATATTGCATCGGGACTTGCAGAATATAGTTATTGCCACCCCTATTGTCGTCGATGAAACCGGTATCGGTTTTTCCTCAGTAAATAATTTTCTTCTGGACGGGGCTTTCACTGTGGATGTTGCATGGGATTTTTCCGGAAACATGATCCGCAGACACGAGGAGTCAGGTGCGCTTCAGTACAGCAATTCTTTTCAGCTGATGAGGGGGCTTAGCTCCTGGAGAATTGAGCTTCTGGATGCCAAGAGTGAAACTTGGATATCCGCGGCGCAGTATAGAAACAGGCCGCTGGGCATGAAGTCCGGTATCAAAGCATTGCGTATGAATCTCAGCTTTGAAGACGGGCAGAATCTGATTATCGTGGAAAGGGTTCCTTATGTCCTCAATTAA
- a CDS encoding ATP-binding protein, translating into MSEDNKASKLKAALAKLPGALRGSGWRFPILATFYVLAYVLFDLAVDSIVRQYIFCIVLVVSSLYFSWRIGGRETMTYVGFFNIFFAFIFSRLLYMSGNFSSKLFLSRSFMTLYVVAVIFMFIMTKRKSPADEDKLNKEKSIRNERQRRRQLELMVATEKLTSDMIVKANMVKDELMVLQNSWKSQIHTIINDLPKVKERELYNQIVTPFEESIIEHLRGLENRLSFKPQLIELDELGAQLSEKLEKDKARFQQRLDADFNFSKWKDRKEEIFVDRYKTWEILLNLIRNSQTAMELRQIELLKQGSEEFKNFKPRLAITADIYGNYARIKVTDTGGGVAEDCLPDLFKKAIPSAKRQGKEMGQGTVFIKFFGDNMGFDISASNTKDLGSKGLEVCILIPLGTFGPAGAISSGEKS; encoded by the coding sequence ATGAGTGAAGACAATAAAGCAAGCAAATTAAAAGCTGCATTAGCAAAACTGCCAGGCGCCTTAAGAGGCAGCGGCTGGCGGTTTCCTATACTAGCAACTTTTTACGTGCTGGCCTATGTTTTATTTGATTTAGCAGTGGACAGCATTGTCCGCCAGTATATTTTCTGTATTGTCCTTGTGGTTTCCAGCCTTTACTTTTCATGGCGCATAGGCGGGCGTGAAACCATGACCTATGTCGGTTTTTTTAACATCTTTTTTGCTTTCATCTTTTCCAGACTGCTTTACATGTCCGGGAATTTCTCATCTAAACTTTTCCTTAGCCGCTCTTTTATGACTTTATATGTTGTGGCTGTTATCTTCATGTTTATTATGACCAAAAGGAAATCTCCTGCTGATGAAGACAAGCTGAATAAAGAAAAGTCCATACGTAATGAAAGACAGCGGAGGCGGCAGCTTGAACTCATGGTGGCCACAGAAAAGCTGACCAGTGATATGATTGTTAAGGCCAATATGGTAAAAGATGAATTAATGGTGCTTCAAAATTCATGGAAATCCCAGATTCACACCATCATCAACGACTTGCCCAAAGTGAAAGAGAGAGAACTCTACAATCAGATTGTTACCCCGTTTGAAGAAAGCATCATTGAACACTTACGGGGACTTGAAAACCGCCTTTCTTTCAAGCCCCAGCTAATTGAACTTGATGAGCTGGGCGCGCAGCTCAGCGAGAAACTGGAAAAAGACAAAGCGCGTTTTCAACAAAGACTGGATGCCGACTTCAACTTTTCCAAATGGAAAGACAGGAAAGAAGAGATCTTCGTCGACCGCTATAAGACTTGGGAAATACTGCTTAATTTAATAAGAAACAGCCAGACAGCAATGGAGCTTAGACAAATTGAGCTGCTCAAACAAGGCAGCGAAGAATTTAAAAATTTCAAACCCCGTCTTGCAATTACTGCTGACATATATGGTAACTATGCCCGGATCAAAGTAACCGATACCGGTGGCGGAGTGGCAGAAGACTGTTTGCCTGACCTCTTCAAAAAGGCTATTCCCTCTGCCAAGAGACAGGGAAAAGAAATGGGGCAGGGCACAGTTTTTATAAAATTTTTCGGAGACAACATGGGCTTTGACATATCAGCCAGCAACACAAAAGACCTTGGTTCTAAGGGTCTGGAAGTGTGTATACTTATTCCGCTGGGTACTTTCGGACCCGCCGGAGCGATTTCATCAGGAGAAAAATCATGA
- the gspG gene encoding type II secretion system major pseudopilin GspG: MQKRKISIADAKKNQRGFSLIELMIVIVILGLLASMLVPKIMDRPNEARVTKAQMDMKALDSALKLYKLDTGRYPSTEQGLSALITKPETRPVPRNYRKGGYLDSNTAPVDPWGYEYIYRSPGEDGRPYELISLGADGMEGGEDYDADIKSWE, translated from the coding sequence ATGCAGAAAAGAAAAATTAGTATTGCTGATGCTAAAAAAAATCAGCGCGGGTTCAGTCTTATTGAACTTATGATCGTTATTGTTATTCTCGGCCTTCTTGCTTCCATGCTGGTTCCCAAAATTATGGACCGCCCCAATGAAGCCAGAGTTACCAAGGCCCAGATGGATATGAAGGCTCTTGACTCAGCTCTTAAGCTCTACAAGCTGGATACTGGAAGATATCCTTCAACCGAGCAGGGACTGAGTGCGCTTATCACTAAGCCTGAGACCCGTCCTGTGCCCCGCAACTACCGTAAAGGCGGCTACCTTGATTCAAACACCGCTCCTGTTGATCCCTGGGGATATGAATATATTTACAGAAGTCCGGGCGAAGACGGACGGCCTTATGAGCTTATATCACTCGGGGCTGACGGGATGGAAGGCGGCGAAGATTACGATGCCGACATTAAGAGCTGGGAATAG